Proteins encoded in a region of the Globicephala melas chromosome 1, mGloMel1.2, whole genome shotgun sequence genome:
- the OTUD3 gene encoding OTU domain-containing protein 3, translated as MSRKQAAKSRPGSGSRKAEAERKRDERAARRALAKERRNRPEPGGGGGCEEEFVSFANQLQALGLKLREVPGDGNCLFRALGDQLEGHSRNHLKHRQETVDYMIKQREDFEPFVEDDIPFEKHVASLAKPGTFAGNDAIVAFARNHQLNVVIHQLNAPLWQIRGTDKSNVQELHIAYRYGEHYDSVRRVNDNSEAPAHLQTDFQMLHQDESNKREKIKTKGVDFEDDLRDEVEDAVQKVCNATGCSDFNLIVQNLEAENYNIESAIIAMLQMNQGKRNNAEENLESSGRVLKQCDPLWEEGGSGTRIFGNQGLNEGRTENDKSRASPSEENKANKNHLPKVTNKQRREQQRLEKKKRQEERHRHKALESRSSHRDNNRSEADASTQVTLVKTFAALNI; from the exons ATGTCCCGGAAGCAGGCGGCGAAGAGCCGGCCGGGCAGCGGCAGCCGGAAAGCCGAGGCCGAGCGCAAGCGGGACGAGCGGGCGGCGCGTCGGGCCCTGGCTAAGGAGCGGCGGAACCGGCCGgagcccggcggcggcggcggctgcgagGAGGAGTTCGTCAGCTTCGCCAACCAGCTGCAGGCCCTGGGGCTGAAGCTGCGGGAGGTGCCGGGGGACGG CAATTGCCTATTCAGAGCTCTTGGTGATCAGTTGGAGGGACACTCACGAAATCACCTCAAGCACCGACAAGAGACAGTGGACTACATGATAAAGCAGCGAGAAGATTTTGAACCCTTTGTAGAAGATGACATTCCTTTTGAGAAACATG TGGCCAGTTTGGCAAAGCCTGGAACATTTGCTGGCAATGATGCAATTGTCGCCTTCGCAAGAAATCATCAGTTGAATGTGGTGATTCATCAACTTAATGCCCCTTTGTGGCAG ATTCGTGGTACGGATAAGAGCAACGTGCAGGAGTTACACATCGCGTACCGGTACGGAGAGCACTATGACAGCGTTCGGAGGGTCAACGACAACTCAGAAGCGCCTGCACACCTCCAGACTGAT TTTCAGATGCTTCATCAAGATGAatcaaataaaagagagaagatcAAAACAAAGGGAGTTGACTTTGAAGATGACCTGAGAGATGAAGTAGAAGACGCTGTCCAGAAAGTTTGCAATGCAACTGGATGTTCA GATTTTAATTTGATAGTCCAGAACCTGGAAGCTGAAAATTATAATATTGAATCTGCGATAATTGCCATGCTCCAGATGAACCaggggaaaagaaata ATGCAGAGGAGAACCTTGAGTCCAGTGGCCGAGTGCTGAAGCAGTGTGACCCTTTATGGGAGGAGGGTGGCAGTGGCACCAGAATCTTTGGAAATCAGGGCTTAAATGAAGGCAGAACTGAAAACGATAAGTCTCGGGCCAGCCCtagtgaagaaaacaaagcaaataaaaatcacctcCCCAAG GTCACGAACAAACAGAGGCGAGAACAGCAGCGACTAGAGAAGAAGAAACGACAGGAGGAGAGGCACCGTCACAAAGCCCTGGAGAGCAGGAGTAGCCACAGGGACAACAACAGAAGTGAAGCAGACGCGAGCACCCAGGTCACCTTGGTGAAGACTTTCGCGGCTCTCAACATCTGA